TGAAAAATGAAAATACCAAATAGCAAAGTGCAAAACCCGGGTGGGAGCGGCCACAGCGGCGGCAGTTCCCAGAGCTGAGAGCCCAAAGCCTTTCTTTCCGCATGGTCCGTGCCGGTTTCAGGGTTCGAAGCGGTGGGTTTGGAGTTTGAATTGGACGAGGCGGTCGCGTTTTTGCTTGGCGGCGTCGAGGAACTGGCGGATCTGGGCGGATCGGCCGGAGCGGACGGCGGCATCGAGCCGATCGAGCTGCTTTCGGAGGGCGGCGGTGGCGGCCAGGAGGTGGTCGGCGTTGGAGTCGATGATGTCGTGCCAGAGGTTGACATCGCCGGAGGCGACGCGGGTGGTATCGAGTAATCCGGGGCCGGAGACTTCGAGTTCGCTGTCGGTGCAGAGGTTGACCAGGGCGGAGGCCAGGACGTGGGGCAGGTGGGAGATTTTGGCCAGGATCCGGTCGTGGCGGTCGGGCGTCAGGTGCACCAGGCGCATGCCGAGGGCGGACCAGACCGATTCGACGAGGGCGAGGGCGTCGCGGCTGGTGGATCGGGTGGGGGTCAGGATGCAGGTGGCGTTGTGGCACAGGTCGGCGCGGGCGAATTCGACGCCTCGTTTTTCGGAGCCGGCCATGGGGTGGGAGCCGACGAATAAGTTCTTGTTGGGCAGGTACTTAGCGGCAAGCTGGCAGACGCGGCGTTTGGTGGATCCGACGTCGGTGACGACGGCTGAGGGTCCGATAATATTGGCGAGGCGTTGCAGGGTCGGTTGGAAAAGGCCGATGGGGGTGGCGATGAGGATCAGTTGGGCATCGGCCGTTGCGGCCAGGTCGAGGGAGCCGGCGTCGATGGCCCCGATGCGGAGGGCGGTGTCGATGGAGGCCTGGCGGTGGCCGATTCCGGTGATTCGGGCGGTCAGGCCGGCGGACTTGAGGCCCAGGGCGATGGAGCCGCCCAGGAGGCCGGGGCCGACGATCGCGATATGCTGTAAGTCGTTTATTTTGGGGATATTATCAGCCATAACGGGTGCTACGATTGTGGTGGACAGGATACCTGGGGCGGGGTGGCAAGTCCACTTTTTTCTTGAGTTGGGCGGCGGTTGTGGTTATGGTATGGTGAAAATTCGAAGTGTTCGCCGATGAGGTGACCTAGGGCTAGTTTTGGAGTGGGACTTTAGGCTAGCCCTTCATTTTTGGTTTTTGCGGTACGTGTCGCCGCGTGCGGAGCGGGTCGGGCGCCGGCTTGGGTTTGGGTCGGCGGTCCGCAGGGATTTTTGAGGACGAGACGATGACATCATCTGGTGGCAAGCGCCAGTTCAACGGCAACGGCGTGTTGGAATTCGAGCGGCCGATGGCCCAGATCGAGCAGCAGATCCAGGAGCTGGAGGCCCAGACGGACCGGGACTGCAGCGAGGAGATTCGCGAGCTTCGCTCGACGCTGGTGAAGCTGATGAAGAACACGTATTCGAGTCTCAAGCCGTGGCAGAAGGTTCAGGTGGCGCGGCATCAGAACCGGCCGCAGGTGACGGATTACATCCGGATGATCGTTCGGGATTTCTGCGAGCTGCACGGGGACCGTCAGTTTCGGGACGACCGTGCGATCGTGACGGGGTTCGGCCGGGTGGCGGGCCAGAAGGCGTTGATCATCGGTCATCGCAAGGGGAAGGACATCAAGGAGAAGGTGGAGTGCTACTTCGGCTGCGCGCATCCGGAGGGGTATCGCAAGGCGCTGCGGAAGATGCAGCTGGCGGCGAAGTTCGGGCTGCCGGTGGTGTGTCTGATCGACACGCCGGGCGCGTATCCGGGGATCGGGGCGGAGGAGCGCGGGATCGCGGAGGCGATCGCGGTGAATTTGATGGAGATGTCGCGGCTGCAGACGCCGGTGGTGTGCGTGGTGATCGCGGAGGGCGGCTCGGGCGGGGCGTTGGGGATCGGCGTGGGCGACCGGGTGGCGGTGATGGAGCACGCGTACTATTCGGTGATCAGTCCGGAGGGATGCGCAGCGATATTGTGGAAGAGTTCGGAGTACGCGCCGCAGGCGGCTGAGTGTTTGAAGATGACGCCGACGGAGTTGAAGAAGCTGGGGTTGATCGACGACATCATCAAGGAGCCGCTGGGCGGGGCGCATCGCGACCCGATGGCGGCGGCTGCGGCGCTGGAGCATTATCTGGGCGAGACGCTGTCGCAGTTGCGTCGTCTGCCGGTCGAGACGCTGGTGGCCCAGCGGTACGAGCGGATTCGGCATTTGGGGGAGTTTTTCACGACGGCGTCGAACGGGCGCGCGAAAAAAAAGATCGCGAGTAAGGCGAGCAGTAGCGGGTTGGTGACGCCGTCGGCGGCGCCGGCGCGGGCGGCCGGTAGCAGGGCCTAAGCTGCAGGCTTTAGGCTTTGGGGGTCCCTTCGGAGGTCCGGATGGTGAGACGGCTGCGATTCCACAGGAACGTACGGATGGCCTTTGGTGCGTTCCGCCAGACTTTCTTTGGTGATCAACGATCAGGAATATTTCAGATAGTCCTTGACATCCCATGATAGTACTGCTATATTATGGTCGTGGAGCCGTGAGGAACATGGGCGTGGGAGGCTCTAGCGGGAATGGGAGTTGGTAGTGGCGCGAAGATGGCTTGAGATTATTGGCTCCAAGCAAGCGTGTCAGTGCATATGGAAATCGTATCCGCGCTTTACCTGCCTCGGGATATCGTACTCGCAGGCGTAATCGGCTGAGATGCGTTGACTCCCTGATGGAGGAGGCCGATGGCGGTGCGCAGTGAACAAGGCGGATATCCGTTGTCCAAGGCAGCGTCCCGTTCTGCGGCCGGAGTCGCGACTGCGGGGCGAGCGGGTATGGGAGTTGCGGCACAAGCTCCTCCTCGCCGACAGCCGTCAGATTCGCTGGGCCGTCGTGTGGCAGAGGGCAGGGCCGCGATGTGCGCCAGAATGGGTGAGTTGACTTTGATAGGAAGCTGCAATCAAACAGGAGACAGCCATGCGAAGGTATGACGTGTTTTTCGGTTCGGTCGTGTTCGTAGCGGTTCTATCCGTGTCGGTTGTGCTTAGCGGGGTGGTAGCATATGGAGGTATGCGGAAAGGCGAATGCGCAGACGGTCCACGTCTTTGCCCCAGTACGGAGTGTGAAGACTACCCAGGCGGGAACTACGCCAGCGGGAAGTGCACGGGCGTGTTTTTGGTCATGTATTGCGACAACTCAAGTGACAAGGATTGCCCGACTGCCTTCTCGCGGTGCTCAGAAGCCCGGTGCTATAGTGACCCCAACTGCACTGGGATACGGATGTTCCCCTGTGATTTGCCTTGCGGTGTCTGCAACGTATGTGCCGACGTTGCGTAGGTGTTTGCCGCGGATGGCCCTGTGATGGGATGGGACGTCACTGTTTTCAAACGCATTTGGGGAGGAGCAAGATGCTGTTGCGGTTGTGTGGCTATGGGCTGCTGCTGACCATGGTCCTAGCGGGATCGACCGCCCTTGGCCAGGACGCTTGGGGCGAACGAGCCGGGAAAGGTCAGGAGGAGATTGGGGACATACTCTCGAGGGTCCAGGCACACGATGAGACCTGCCGGACGCTGGATGTCACATATATGATAGGGCACCGTTTCGCTCTCGATGTGGCGGCACGGGCCGCCTACTGGAGGCGCCAGGGGCGGGAAACCAGCAGTGTCGAGACGTGGGGTCCGAAGGACAGGGACATGAAGGGTCGATTCCTGATTGACGGTGTTCGGCTCCGCAAGAACGTCACGGCGATCACTCTGGACGAGGATGGTCAGGAGACGGGAAGAGAGACCATGTACGCCTTGTACACGGGAGACTCGGTCAAGCGTCTTGAAGTGGAGAGGAAGCGCGGGTTGGTGGGGCCGCCGGAGGAGCGCAACCCGATCATTCTCCAGGAGCTCCAGCCTCTTCATTGGGGTTCTTCGTACGGCGCACAGCCGCTTGGCGAGTTTCTGGGGGAAGGGACCATCGAGAAGGTAACGCATGACCGTCTCGACGACACTCGGGTGATCATATTGGACTTCGTTTCCAAGTACGATCAGAGGTTCAGATTCTGGCTTGCTCCCGACTGTGGCTACAGGTTCATCCGGTTGGAGCGCTACCGCGAATCGAGGCTGTTCATGCGTTTTGAGGTCGAGTTGGCTGAGCACAACGGCAACTGGTTTCCGAAGCATGGAACTTGGACGGCGTACAATCTGACCGACGACGGAGGGCCCGAGATCGATCAGACCGCGGAACTCACGGTTGAGTCAGTCACCATGAACGAGCCGATCTCCGAGGAGGATATGACCTTCGAGTTTCCCATCGGAACATTGGTGTCCGACATGTTCCTCGGGATCGGGTACCGGACTTCAGACTCCGGGGCGGAGCTTCAGGGGAGTGGATTGGCGGCTGGTTTGCGGGCGCCGGAAGACGGACCGGTCGAGGAGCCCAATGCTTCGCTGTCCGAGGAGACGGTGACGGACGATGCAAACGGCGCGAATGGAGAGCCTGCCCAGGCGGCCCCCGGAAGCAGCTCTCCGGAATCGGCGGGCACCACGAGGTCCCGATCGTGGATTTGCGGAGCGTTGGTTGCCGTTGCCGTAGGAGGCGTAGTCGCGGCGGTCCTCCGGCGGAAGGGAAAGCGGGTGGGTTGATGGCTTGGCTATCGGCGGCACGGAAGGTGGTTCTGACACACTGGGCTCTTCCGGCGGTTCTGGCTGTGGCGGCGGGCGTACCGCTGGGTATGTGGTTTGTCCGCCACGTTGCATTTGCGCGCGAGCCCCTGGTGATTGACGGGCAGACCTGGGCGCAGAAGGATGTGCAACCTGGCGCGAGCCTTTCGCGCCGATTCACGATAACCAACCGGTCGGCATCGCCCG
The genomic region above belongs to Phycisphaerae bacterium and contains:
- a CDS encoding acetyl-CoA carboxylase carboxyltransferase subunit alpha, which gives rise to MTSSGGKRQFNGNGVLEFERPMAQIEQQIQELEAQTDRDCSEEIRELRSTLVKLMKNTYSSLKPWQKVQVARHQNRPQVTDYIRMIVRDFCELHGDRQFRDDRAIVTGFGRVAGQKALIIGHRKGKDIKEKVECYFGCAHPEGYRKALRKMQLAAKFGLPVVCLIDTPGAYPGIGAEERGIAEAIAVNLMEMSRLQTPVVCVVIAEGGSGGALGIGVGDRVAVMEHAYYSVISPEGCAAILWKSSEYAPQAAECLKMTPTELKKLGLIDDIIKEPLGGAHRDPMAAAAALEHYLGETLSQLRRLPVETLVAQRYERIRHLGEFFTTASNGRAKKKIASKASSSGLVTPSAAPARAAGSRA
- a CDS encoding prephenate dehydrogenase, which gives rise to MADNIPKINDLQHIAIVGPGLLGGSIALGLKSAGLTARITGIGHRQASIDTALRIGAIDAGSLDLAATADAQLILIATPIGLFQPTLQRLANIIGPSAVVTDVGSTKRRVCQLAAKYLPNKNLFVGSHPMAGSEKRGVEFARADLCHNATCILTPTRSTSRDALALVESVWSALGMRLVHLTPDRHDRILAKISHLPHVLASALVNLCTDSELEVSGPGLLDTTRVASGDVNLWHDIIDSNADHLLAATAALRKQLDRLDAAVRSGRSAQIRQFLDAAKQKRDRLVQFKLQTHRFEP